The Homo sapiens chromosome 10, GRCh38.p14 Primary Assembly sequence gatggggtttcaccatattggccagcctggtctcaaactcctgacctcataatctgcccgcctcggcctcccaaagtgctgggattacaggcatgagccgctgcacccagcctcttttgtaagggcacgAATTCCaacctcccaaaagccccacctcctaataccattaccTCAGGGGTTAGGATTTTACATAAGTtttgggagacacaaacattcagaccatagaagTGGTAGAGAGAGCTTGAGCAAAACCATGATTTAACATGTCTACTCTCCAGGAGATACAGGAGGGCAGAAATGGAGAAGGGCTAAGAGAGGATTTGACTCCCAAAGAGACTCTGGGAACCCAGCCTGGTGATAATTGGGACTGCAATATTAACAAGCTGTAAACCCATCACTTCCACGAATCACTTTTGAGTTTGTCCATTTAAATGGCAGGCTGTGAGCAATTTGGATCTACATCCATTTTTACCAAAATTAACTCCAACTTAAAAATCAGAGTTGGGGGAAGATAGTGTGTTGTTTTTCATAACTTCAAATTTTCCTAAATGCCTATCCTGCTTGGGAATGGTGTAACTGGTCAAGGTTACTAATAATTACATGTGAGGCCGTTCTAATCACATGCAGTGTAAACTGTCGTTTGGCCTAGCTGAGGTTCCTCATGGATTGTGGATGGGGCAAGGTCCAGACCTCTCAGTGGTTCTAAACTTGACCTCACCACCACTTGCCCTGCAACGCTGAGCACATCAGCTCATGTCTGTGGACCTCAAAGTCCAATGTTGTACAGGGAGGGTGTGGTCTAGAAATCTAAAGTCCCTTCAGTTCTAAGTGTCTATCATGTCTTGGCACATTTCTGCCTTTCAAAGAGATTTCACAGAAATTACAAACCAATCAATTAAGCCAGAGAAGGACAATTGTGCACAGCATTTGATAGATCCTAAAACCCTCCCGAGAAGCTGATTTGAGTTGTGGCAATTGCCAGGCCAGAACCAGGcatctcactcattcattcattcgacaaATGTctgttgaacacctactatgtggcTACATTTCTCTAGATGCCAGCAATGCTGCAGgtaaaaaaaacccaccaaaaatccctcacagagcttacattctagtgataGGAGACACGGTAAGCAAGACAAATCAGTCAAAGACTTAGTATGCAAGATAGTGAAAGTGCTGGAGAAGGACGATAGGAAAGTGTGTGTGTTTACGAGTAGCAGGTGTGAATTGAAATTTGAGACAGGGAGCCTACACCTGCTGCTGTCCCAGTTCCTGAATCATCCAACCACACTGGGCTGGGCAGACAAGTGGCAGGCTAAAAAGGACATGAGCTCAATCTGGGGTCCTGGAGTCTTATTCTTGCACTGATGCTCCTGAGCCCATGGTCTTAGGAAAGTTCTTGACCTCTTGGAGTTTAATGTCATCTGCAGCAGAGTGGGAATTATTAATAACAATCTGCCTCCTGGCTGCTGCGTGTCAAGTGCATAGTGTGGGGCCTCATGCCGAGACCTTGAGTTGCCCTTTCCTGCCTCACCTGAGACAGCACACGGGGAGGCTCCCATAGCTTCAGCTGCCTTCTGTGCTCAGCCTCTCCATGTGTAAATGACACCCCCACACAGCACCTAAAGGGGCCAGCAAGGCTGAGCTTTCCTTGTCTTGTCTTAGTGAGCAAGGGACCTCCCAGTGTCCCTTTGGGAATGATGATGCTTTATTGGCACCTGCAGGGAGCACCCTTCCCTCTTCTAGATGTGGAAGACAATGAGCTCAGGGGGTCCAGGCCCCCTCCTCCAGGCCACGCTCCCCACTGCAGCTGGAGAGTACCCCCAAAGTGCCTCTCCGAGCCAAGCCCTCAGTCCCCTCGGTCCAAACCGCTCTCCCGTGAGGCCCTCCTACCCCTgcccctccatctcctcctcacACCCTGACACAATTGCAGACTCTGGACTGATCTTTCTCCTCAGCCACTGCTCCCCTGCCTGCATCACCAAATCACCGGCACATACTTGCCTTTGAGGCTCAGCTCAAAGTGCCCAGggatgctgaataaatgaatggaaatggACCCACTCACTCAATCCCTTGCCTGGCCAGGGAGACAGCGTAGGTGAAGGAAGCTCAGTACACATGGAGCCTTCCAGCTGCATGGCAGCCTCCTGCAACCCTCCACAGCCAAAGGAAGATTGCACACATATTCAGACCCAGCTTCTCACACAGAAATTATTTCCACAATATTTATTATGCACCAACAATATGCCATGCCCTGTTCTGGGCACCAGGGATGCACAGTAAACAAACCAATCTCTGTTCCCAAGGAGCTGACAGTGTGGAGGCAGCAAATCAACAAGACGACAAACAGAAAGATGGTTGCAGATGGTGAGACATGCTGTGAAGGAAGCAACAGGGTGATGCGGctgagagaggcagaggctgcagggctgCTTTACGGGGAATCTGGGAGACCTCTCTAAGGAGCTGACCTGCGAGAAGAAGCCCTGTGGAACCATAGCAGGAGCAGCACCATGAAGAGCTAGATAGAAAATGTTGAATGAAGCCCAGGCTTGAGAAACGGCACCAGAGCTGTGGTCAGAACACGGGAGCAGACAGTGGAACAGCAGCGAGGTGGTATAGCGGGGTCCCCTCTGCCCACTGCCACCTGTGGGCCTCATAAGGGCAAGCTCGGCCCATGAAGGTAGCAGGTATAGCTTCAGGGAAGTGTCAGAAACACTGGAAGTGTTATAGCATCATCTGCAATTGACTCATtgtagaaatggaaaggaaacagCTCTTGCCTTCCAGGGCTATTGTAGGACTCACTATAACATCTGTATTCTTCCAGTGCTTATGCTATTGCCTGGCACACAGGGAGAGTGAAATGAGTGCTTGCAATTAACATGAGGCAGGGACTTGTTCATGAAGCAGCTGGCAGGTCCTGCTGGGGTTAGGCCTGTAAGTGTGAAGGGCAGCCACAGGGTTGGAGGCATCATCTGAGTTACACTTTCAGAAGATTatctggttgtgtgtgtgtggacaatGGATGCGTGCATGGTGAGAGGCAGGAATGGAGGGAGCGAGGACATCAGAGCAGCCAGGTGGGAGTGCTGCTGCCTGGAACGGTGGACAGAGGAGAGCAATAGAAGAGGTGCAGTCTGGGAGGCTGGCTGAGATCCCCACCTGCTCAGCTGGGCTTATTCCCAGCCACAAGCCTGAGATCTGTGCTGGGGACTCATTGGAGGGCTGGAAACTGCATATCAAAAGAACAATATCTGACAGTGAGGTGGAAACCAGTGCAAAAACGACACTGGCTTGGAAACTCCCCACAAAGGGCTTTCACGCAGACTGACCTGTGGAATGTCAAAGAGTACAGCCTGGGCTCCACACATCCTTAGGAACAAGGGCTGATGCGGGTACCTACAACAGCTACTGACCGAAACGCAGTAGATAATAAATGGTACCTAGAATGCTCCCCAGCCTCACGATCTGGAAGCCTAGTTTTTGCACATGTCCTATTCTTGGAAGGTAAAACAGCATGTGTgtaggtggtggggagggggttctATTTCCCCGTATTCATATACTCACAATGTGAAGAACTATGGACCAGGTATTGGCTGGAATTACCTGTCCCAATTCCTCACCCTCCTGTGGAGGGGATGGATGGTCACTCCCTTGTCACAGCTTCACCAAGGGCAGCCTACACTTTTCCACTCCTTAATATTGGGCCTGGTCCTGCCACTTGTATGGGCTGAGAGGACATTGGCAATGTGACCCAAGCAGAGGCTTGAGGTGTGCTTGTTAGACTCACCCTCCTGTGTTCTTGGCATGACCACGAGAGAAGCGTGCTCGCTCTGGGTAGCCCACCAGCCGAAGAAGAAAACGAATATGACTTGATCAAATCTGAGACTTGCTGCCAAGCCCAGCCAAGCTCAGCTTAACCTGAGCCAACCCACAGACTCACGACTTAGGCAGATGCTTTAGCTTGTCTGCCATGGAGATCTTGttaataacaatagctaactAGTACAGACATCATCACAAACCTTGTTGACTCAGTGCTCAGGGTCTGCAGGCAGAATGCTGGCCACTTTCCACACACCTTTCATGTGACCTGAATGCCAACCTAAGACACAGTgttatcatctccatttcacagatgagaaaatggggaCTCAGCAGGTTAAAGCTCTTTGTCCAGGGTCACAGCTAGTATGTGAAAGAGCCCAGATTCGAATCCAGGCTTGTGTGCCTCCAAAGCCCATGATGTGTGCCAGGAGTTGCCCCTGCTCTCTGTGCCTGTTAGGGCCTCTACCCTGGATTTGCAAAGCCCATCACTTTATTTCAGGACTTCATTTCCTTCAAAACACATCATGCAGGTGTGGCTTTTTCAAATTATGCCTGAGCTGTTTATCTATGAATGCCAAAAGCAGCAGCTCTGCAAAGGACCATGACAGCCCCCTCAACGCAGGCCCAGGGAGCCCCCCTCTGCCAAAGGCTGGCTGCTGCACCCAGCAGGTCATTCTGCGGTCACCTGCTAGCTGTGAGAAGTCATGTGCCGGGAGAGGTGGTGGCGCTCCCGGAAGTGCTCCTGGCACACAGGGCAGGCAAGGGCCTCTTCTCTCCGCTTCTGAGAATGTGGGTCAGGCCCCGCATGCTCCTTTTTGTGGTGGGATCGCATGTGAAAGACCAGGTCGGACGTTAGGCGAAAGGACAGGTTGCACTTTGCACACCAGTTCTGGGTGGACAAGCCCAGGGAGGTGAGGGTGGGTGGCAGGAGGGCCCACGAAGTGGTGGAGGATGATGAGGGTGGGGGCACCTGGGCCTGGGTATGCTCCAGCCACAGTGTAGGGGCACCCAGAAAAGTGCTACAGAGTGGAGCATTCTGTGGCAATGCTTGCAAGTTCCACAAATCACCAACCAAAAGCTTGGGAGTTGAAAGTCGACCCCAACAAGCGAGGTCTGTAGTGTTGAGGAGTCCAGACAGCTCCCCCAGGGCATCTGCAGATTCCCCTGCAGGGAAGACTGAGGTTAGCTCAGGCCTCTCTGCTGGTCGCTTGGTTGGTTTGCTAAAGGCGCTTCTTTGCTCACTTCGTGCTCCGCTGGGCCACACAGAGAAGACTTTGCTGCCAGCTGGGCCTCTGGGGATGTTCTGGGTCAGCTGTGGGGCACCAGGTTGGCCTGTGGGGTCATCGTGCTCCCTCTCCTGGGCCTGAGCATCCACCTGCCGGTCCTTCATCCTCGGCAGCTCCGTGAAGGCGCTCTGCCTCTGCTCTCCACGTGTCTTCGGGGGCAGCGGCTTGCCAGGTCGGGGCTTGCCTGGGGCTACCAACAGTGCCAGCTCCGCACTGCCCACATCCCGGCCCGCCCTGCCCACAGCAGCCTCAGGGCCCAGGCGGTTCGTCTTCTCGAGCAGCACTGGCTTGCAGCCCCGGCCCAGCTCAGGTTCGCTAAGTCGCCATCTGTTTTCAGCCGATGGGCTCAACGGGGCTCCCTTCCCAGCTGCCATGGTGATCACCAGGGCCGGGGCCACAGATAAGCAAGGTGGCCACTCTGGCATTCATCAGTCTTTGGGGGTTTGGGGTTCTGGAGGGCTTGGCCCAGCAAGGAGCCATGAGATATGGAAGCTCCCCATGACACTGGGCTGGACACACTCGGCCACAGGGCCCTGCAGAGAGAGGAAGCGACAGGCAGTGAGATGGGCATTCATCACTCAGGCACAGTGCATCATGAGCTGGCATCAGACAGGACCCTGATGCTCAGGCCTCCTCCGCTGTCTGTGGGATGGGTGTGCTGACTGCACCACCTCTCAGGAGACAAGGAGCATGGATGGCACCATCCTCCAGGGCCCACCTCCCTGAGGCAGAGTAGGGACTGAGGTCTCTGCTGAAAATGCCCATGGGCAGCAGCCTCTACAGCTCAGTAGAGAGAAACGTAGGATTCCCCTGTCAAAAGTGGTTCCTGGGGATTAACCAGGCATGAAATGGAGAGTCTGCAGGGGAAGGGAAAGAGCCTGCTCTGGGGGCTGCATTAGGGCCTTGGGGGCCCTTCAGAAGTTTCTGGGTCATCTGTCAACAAGTAGACTCCATCATGAGGAAGCCATGCACCCTCAGCCCCTGCTCCATGCTCGAGCTACCTCTGGCCCTGGCTGAGTGCTGAGGGCACAGGGAGGCCGCAGCATGAGGGTCGCAGTGTTGGAGGACCATGGACTTCATGGTCTTTGCTCCTCATGCAGCCCTCTCTGTCCCGACCCTAATTTCAACCCATTGCTCCTCGGTCTACCAGACCTGCCTCCCAGCCTGGTGGCCCCTTTGTCCACATCACATGCCCTGTCAGCTTCTGCGCGGTCTCTGATTTTCTCAGAGCCATGCTTCTTGTGAGAGTCAAGTGTCCCCACTCTTCCCCCAACTCCCAAGTACATGTGGGCAGCTTCATTCCCATCGTACCTGTGAACTCATTCCAAAATGCACCTCAGGCACAGTCTCCCCTTGAGGCTTGCCCAGTGCTCTCAGACACAGACAACACTCCCTCCTCCATGCCCTCACTGTCCTGGGCACCAAAGGCCTGCATGCACCACGTGCAACATTATATTTACTTGTTTGTGGTCTGCTAGAAGGCAAACTCTAAGAACCCAAATATGTCAATTCACCTTCACATCTGTAGTACTTAATCAAGCCTGCAACAGGACAGGAGCTCAGGAAGcctttgctgaatgaatgaatgaatgaatgaatgacaggaCAGCAACTGTTAGAAAGAAGTCAACTTCCTCCTCCCAAAGAGTGTGGAGACCTGCTCCTGCACAGAGAGGAGAATGTGAGCCCTCCATATTCCCATAGGGCCAAGGGAGGAGACATCCGCATGGTGAGAAGGGCGAGGAGCCTACTGCAGCCTGCCTCTGAGCTTCTCCACCTCCTGCTCCTTCCCTGTGCTCCTTGCTGGGCACTTGGCCCCTGCCCAGTCCATAGCTCAGGCGCAGGTGGGGAAACCACTAGCTGTAGCAGAAGGGTATGCTTTGCTTTCCAACTCTGATGTAAAATCAAACTATGAAGCTCCACCAAGGGCGTCCAACCTATTCCCATTTCCTCATCTCCCCTTGGTTCCAACCCCAGTGAGAACCCACCCAGCTTTTCCTTAGGGAAATAGCCCACCAGCCTGTATTCTGAGAGCTCTCTAAGAATACAGCTGATTGGCCTGTGGGTGCCAAGAGTCACCTTAAGGGTGGAGGTCACACAAGGGCCTGGAACTCTGAAAGTACTCTCCCTCAGGCGCTGGACTAACAACAGTCTGACCATGGCTGGAAGAGGCAGGCTGAAGGGTCAGATCTGCCTAACAGGAGAGGGAAATGAGGCATGGTTTATAGTGGTGAAAGCAACAAGCAAGTA is a genomic window containing:
- the ZNF488 gene encoding zinc finger protein 488, coding for MPEWPPCLSVAPALVITMAAGKGAPLSPSAENRWRLSEPELGRGCKPVLLEKTNRLGPEAAVGRAGRDVGSAELALLVAPGKPRPGKPLPPKTRGEQRQSAFTELPRMKDRQVDAQAQEREHDDPTGQPGAPQLTQNIPRGPAGSKVFSVWPSGARSEQRSAFSKPTKRPAERPELTSVFPAGESADALGELSGLLNTTDLACWGRLSTPKLLVGDLWNLQALPQNAPLCSTFLGAPTLWLEHTQAQVPPPSSSSTTSWALLPPTLTSLGLSTQNWCAKCNLSFRLTSDLVFHMRSHHKKEHAGPDPHSQKRREEALACPVCQEHFRERHHLSRHMTSHS